TCGTGCCGGCGACGCCCGGATCGGAGCCGTGTCCCGCGAGGGCGGCCTCGAGGATCGCCTGCGCGAGCGCTTCCAAAGGCGCAATCGCGCCAACCTCTCCTTCATCGCCAACGATCACTCGGTCCTCCCGGACGGTCGCCTCAAGGTGTTCGGGCGGATCCAGAACAACGGCGGCAACACCGCCTCGCAGGCGCGCGTGCGGGTGCGGATTCTCCTGGACGACGGCAGCGTGGCGGTGGAGGGTGAAACGCCGCTCGACCCGCCGATCGTCCCGCCCCAGGGGACCGCCACCTTCGAGCTGCCCCTCGATTACACGGGTCCCGTGGGCACGATCAAGGCCGAGATCGTCTGGGTCGAATAGCGTCCCACCGCCGCGGGCTGGGATATGATCCTTCCTCCATGCGCAGATCCGGGAGCCCCTCCGAGCATCCGCTGTTATCCGTGTCCGTGGCGATCGTCCTGGTCGCGTCGGCGCTGACCGGGTACGTGACGCGGGGAGCGCCCCCCGAGGGGGGCCCCGCCGCGGGGAAAGCAACCGGAACGGCCGCCGCGTCCCCCGCCGCCGGCCAGCCGTCCGCCGGCACGCGCAAAATGGCGGAACGCCTCCAGCGCATCGTGGCCGAGACGGATCCCGGCCGCAATCCATTCATGAACGCGGCGCGCGTCAAGCTCCTCGAGCAGATGATCCAGAACCGGGGCGGCGACGCGCCCCCCCAGATGAAGATGGAGCTGGCGACCCAGCTCCTGAACTCGGGCCGCAACGACGACGCCATCGCGATGCTGGATCGCCTGGAGGAGATGCTGCGGCCGTCCGCGGGCGCCCCCCCGTCGCGACTGTGGTTCGAGCTGCGCATCCGCCAGGCGGTGGCCCAGCTGCGGCGCGCCGAGACCGACAACTGCATCGAGCGCCACAACCCCCGCTCCTGCCTGTTCCCGGTCCACGGCTCGGGAATCCACGCGGAGAAGCGCGGGTCCCGGGCGGCCGTGACCATCCTCGAGTCGGTCTTGGCGGTGAATCCCGATCACCGGCAGGCCCGCTGGCTCCTGAACATCGCCTACATGATCCTGGGGGAGTACCCGCAGGGCGTGCCGGCGCGCTGGCTGCTGCCGCCGAAGCTGTTCGAATCGGACTACGACATCGGGCGCTTTCCCGACATCGCCGCGAGGCCGGGCCTGGACGTGGACGACCTGGCCGGTGGAACGATCGCCGACGATTTCGACGGGGACGGATACCTGGATCTGTTCGTCTCGTCCGCCGGGTTGCAGACCCAGATCCGCTACTTCCGGAGCAACGCCGACGGGACGTTCACCGATAAGACGGCCGACGCCGGGCTCACCGGGCTGGTCGGCGGGCTGAACATCATGCAGACCGACTACGACAATGACGGCCGCCTCGACGTCCTGGTCCTGCGAGGCGGCTGGATGGGAGCGGCGGGGCGCTACCCGAAGTCCCTGCTGCACAACGACGGCGGCGGCAGGTTCTCGGATGTCACGGAGGAGGCGGGCCTGCTCAGCTATCATCCGTCACAGACCGCCGTCTGGCGCGATTTCGACGGGGACGGCTGGCTCGACCTGTTCGTCGGCAACGAGACCTCCGAGGGCTCCCAGAACCCGTGCGAGCTGTTCCGCAACAACGGCGACGGCACGTTCACCGAATGCGCCGCGGAGGCGGGCGTGACGGTCAACGAGTACGTGAAGGGGGTCGCCGGCGGCGATTTCGACAACGACGGGCGGCCCGATCTCTACGTCTCGGTGCGCGGCCGTCCGAATCACCTGTTCCGCAACGTCGGGGCCTACGCCGAGCCGCCCGCGGCCGGCGCCCTGCGCC
Above is a genomic segment from Candidatus Polarisedimenticolia bacterium containing:
- a CDS encoding CRTAC1 family protein; its protein translation is MRRSGSPSEHPLLSVSVAIVLVASALTGYVTRGAPPEGGPAAGKATGTAAASPAAGQPSAGTRKMAERLQRIVAETDPGRNPFMNAARVKLLEQMIQNRGGDAPPQMKMELATQLLNSGRNDDAIAMLDRLEEMLRPSAGAPPSRLWFELRIRQAVAQLRRAETDNCIERHNPRSCLFPVHGSGIHAEKRGSRAAVTILESVLAVNPDHRQARWLLNIAYMILGEYPQGVPARWLLPPKLFESDYDIGRFPDIAARPGLDVDDLAGGTIADDFDGDGYLDLFVSSAGLQTQIRYFRSNADGTFTDKTADAGLTGLVGGLNIMQTDYDNDGRLDVLVLRGGWMGAAGRYPKSLLHNDGGGRFSDVTEEAGLLSYHPSQTAVWRDFDGDGWLDLFVGNETSEGSQNPCELFRNNGDGTFTECAAEAGVTVNEYVKGVAGGDFDNDGRPDLYVSVRGRPNHLFRNVGAYAEPPAAGALRRSPAARGSWAGRFTDVAVKAGVTEPSVSFPTWFFDYDNDGWEDIMVTGYGMQDVGDIAADYMGRATTAQKARLYHNNGDGTFTNVSRALGVSRVMHAMGANFGDLDNDGWLDFYVGTGDPDFATLIPSRMFRNDGGKRFQEVTTSGGFGMLQKGHGIAFGDLDNDGDQDVFSKVGGAVETDNFTSQLFLNPGHGNHWLKVQLEGVKTNRLAIGARVRVVVREGGTERSIYRTVNSGASFGASPLRAEVGLGQATEVLRVEVFWPVTGVTQVVTGLEPDHAYFLREGQAAAVPVRLKTFTIPTEPVAGHHHHHP